The Choloepus didactylus isolate mChoDid1 chromosome 13, mChoDid1.pri, whole genome shotgun sequence genome contains a region encoding:
- the LOC119508434 gene encoding LOW QUALITY PROTEIN: testis-specific Y-encoded-like protein 1 (The sequence of the model RefSeq protein was modified relative to this genomic sequence to represent the inferred CDS: inserted 2 bases in 1 codon), whose amino-acid sequence MACQMLQEETEVTQVMVARGRGSSETVVLLPPQPPEKGGAHRNLSLKNGFQGGELRGLVGEKALKTCCAGWQEEVAVLGVSGSSEGREMEVEEKPVDAEREVAEEQKVEEEAAAAEPGPRRLNADPGMDPLEAIQREXDAVNAQADRAFLQLERRFGRMRRHYLEWRNYLIQNIPGFWFTALQNHPQLSAMIRGQDAEMLRYITNLEVKELRHPRTGCKFKFFFQRNPYFSNRLIIKEYEVRSLGRVVSLSTPIIWRRGQEPPSFLHRNQEVICSFFTWLSDHSLPEIDRIAEIIKEELWPNPLQYYLMQEGAQRARRVPVREPLEIPRPFGFQSG is encoded by the exons ATGGCG tGTCAGATGCTCCAAGAGGAAACCGAGGTGACACAGGTGATGGTGGCACGGGGCCGGGGCAGCTCGGAGACTGTCGTGCTCCTGCCACCCCAGCCTCCAGAGAAGGGAGGCGCACACAGGAATCT CAGCCTGAAAAACGGTTTTCAGGGTGGAGAGCTGAGGGGACTTGTCGGGGAGAAAGCCTTAAAAACCTGCTGTGCGGGGTGGCAGGAGGAGGTTGCGGTGTTGGGAGTGTCAG GAAGTAGTGAAGGACGCGAGATGGAGGTAGAGGAGAAGCCAGTAGATGCAGAAAGGGAAGTGGCAGAGGAACAGAAGGTAGaggaggaggcggcggcggcggagccGGGGCCTAGGCGCCTGAATGCGGACCCCGGCATGGACCCCCTGGAAGCCATCCAGCGGGA CGACGCAGTGAACGCTCAGGCCGACAGGGCCTTCCTCCAACTGGAGCGCAGATTTGGGCGAATGCGTCGACATTACCTGGAGTGGAGGAACTACCTCATTCAGAATATTCCCGGCTTCTGGTTCACCGCCTTGCAGAACCACCCTCAGCTGTCCGCCATGATTAGGGGCCAAGATGCAGAGATGTTAAGATACATAACCAATTTGGAGGTGAAGGAGCTCAGACACCCTAGGACGGGCTGCAAGTTCAAGTTCTTCTTTCAGAGAAACCCCTACTTCAGCAACAGGCTGATTATAAAGGAATACGAAGTCAGATCCTTGGGCCGAGTGGTATCGCTTTCCACTCCGATCATATGGCGCCGGGGTCAGGAACCCCCGTCCTTCCTTCACAGGAACCAAGAAGTCATCTGCAGCTTCTTCACCTGGCTTTCAGACCACAGCCTTCCAGAGATTGACAGGATTGCTGAGATTAtcaaagaggagctgtggccGAATCCACTGCAATACTACTTGATGCAAGAAGGGGCCCAAAGAGCCAGGCGTGTCCCGGTAAGGGAGCCACTGGAGATCCCAAGACCCTTTGGGTTCCAGTCTGGTTAA